The Scatophagus argus isolate fScaArg1 chromosome 4, fScaArg1.pri, whole genome shotgun sequence DNA window TAAACACTTGGACTGAGGCTGATGGTGGAGAATCTTGGTTATCTTCatattatgtaaaatatgttaaaaataaaattagatttGTTCAGCAAAAATTTGGGCACAGTCTGGGATGGATGATTTTTATCTCACGCTAACGCAGAAAAGGTGAATAAATTTGCTCAACAGAGAGtttgtcctgttgttttgtaaatttaaattCGGTCTAAAAATGTTTATCTTTTCACTCAGATGACTCAAACCTGAGCAGATCACGGATTTCACTTTCTTAATGTTTCTTTtaagaggaaggagggaaaacgAGGAAAAATTTGCCCATGACTCATGACTTATGAGTTTTCTTTTGATTCTTTACAAAATACTATAATTATGATTTTTGCAATTACATTTCAactgttaataaaataattatattacATAACATACAGTGCGATTAGTTTCGTTACTTACTAATTGCTATTTAACATATATTTTATACGAACTAACTTGTtacttggtgttttttttttaattgtcgTTTTACTTGAAAAAGCGACTGCGCTATCAGGCTGTTTGTGCGGTTTTCTAAACTTTGCACACAATCAGCTGGGAACATGAGAAACACTaatgtgcgtgcgtgtgtgtgtgtgtgtgtgtgtgtgtgtgtgtgttggtaaaGACATGAAACGTGAAGAGGATGATTGAACATCTGGGGGGAAACAAGCAGAAGAACGATTCATCAATAGAAATCCCGTTACTTCTCtggatgtaaaatgtaaagtgtgtgtttcagctacAGGATGGAaaacatcagctgcagctgctctgtgaaaaaaaatacacattttatatttggtCACATCGCAGGTTTTGAGAAATTATCTCATATTAACTGCGCAAACTAAAGTTTTAAGACGAGCGTTTGAACTTGAATAAACGCTCTAATCAAACGCTCCTTGTGCGTAACGATGAAGTTTTGATTATTAATTTCGTGTTTTGGCAGTGTGGGCCTGCTTTCCTTTTGCGCACATTTCCAGAACATTCTTtctattactttaaaaaaaattaaaaattacgGTGTCAAGTGTTATTATTTagcatatttaaacatttttattaagttTGAGACATAAAGGTGACTCTTGTCATCTTTTGCAACAAGTACTCTGTTTTGCAGCTTCTAACTGAAATAATTtccaataaataataattactaATTATAAACCATGTTGTGCTCGTGATGCCGGTcgtgaaaataaattatgtcaTGTTGCTAACAAGCCTGAGCGCAGCTGAAGAGAATACCTGGTGCGTAATGTCAACAGATCAGCTGAGTTTGTGCTTTACCTTTGCGCCGCTACGTTCGCATCCACAACGCCGACATTGCGCACCCACGACCGGACTGGATCCATCTCCTCTCCAAGACTTCTCTCTTTTAATCCGCTCACTTCTCGTATCAGATGCTCCTGGATCCCGAACATTTAAGCCCCGTCTCGGTTTCTTTCTGTGCACTTTTTTGAACTTCAGAAGAAGGGGAAAAATGAGTTGGAGAGCTAAAGCACTTTGGCAAACAACAGAAGGTCCACCCCAAGGCGCTGCGCTCCTCCAGGGCGCCGCAAGAAAACTGAGCTTTCACAGAGCTTTGAGAAATAAAACGACCGACGCTGTGTGAAGCTACAGAAGGAGTCTCAGGGAAAAAATCCACTCGAGCTTTCTTTTTAAGACCACAAATATATTCCCCCACTAAGTGTAAGCATTGTCCAAGCGCAAACCTCCAGCGTCGGTTCGAGCGCAAACGATCACCTGCTCGGTGGGCTCAACTCCTCACGCAGTTCAGAGCGACTCCGTCTCACAATATTCTTTCAAATATGCGAGTGAGGAAAGTCTTCCTTTGTCAGGGAGCCAGATCGGATCAAAACAGTTGATCCGTCGGCCAGGAAGCTCGCAGTGGACCGCTGTGTTGAAGCATGAATGAGACCCTCTGCCGGGATAGAGCGTGGAGGAGGGGCCTTAGTGCCATATGGGGGACCGATTGTTGAAATGGATGCTCTCATTGGTGTAAAGTGCATTCGTTGTTTGGACTTCTGCCAGATTCAGCATCCAACCAGTGACTCTTGCAACAAACTTAACTCACACAAAGTTCGACCAGGATGataaaacaggggaaaaaacGCTGCGATTTGCACATTTGGAAGCAGAAACGACacgcatgtgtgtctgtgttgtctttaaGCAAgaaatatattgttttgtatgaaattgaaatgaaaggttctctttgtgtgtgcgtgggcgagcttgggggggggggggggctttacAATCAATATTCAACCTCAAAACTATGCACAGACGTTAGTAAAAGTTTATATTTTCTTGAGGACATGTTTTAGGTTTATATTCGTTTATCTATGAAACGTTTCATTGCAGCCACTTGCTCAAACGTGGGTTGAAACTCTCCTGCAGACTACACGCCGGGCTACCACCGGCCTGAATAGCCAGTATACAGCAAATCCTGTTTGGTCTATTCATACAAGTCAGACTTTAACACAAGTGCGCTCTCGACAGGCGCGTATTCAGCAGCTCGACCGTCTGCTCCTTTGAACGCAGTGATTCCGCTGAGGAGGCATCGCATCAGTGTCAGCAGCAACAAAAGCCGTCTGGTTGGTCCATCAATCTCCGCCAGCAGCGGACAGGGCTGCGCTCTGATTGGCGTTTGGACCGCTGCCTGACGGTGCCCGAAATTAGTTCTTAATCAATACAACAGCCTGCATAATCAAAGCCAAACTAGTCATGAAATAATCTCCAAATAACTCTGATTAAAACGCTATCTGCTAAGGGTAGAAAAGAGTGACGCGtggatgtaaaaatatactttttttgATACAGTCTGAAGTTTCTGGAAACTGATTGGTGAGGTTTCATGTCTGTGAGGGCTCTGGTTAAACAACCTGGCCAACAAGTCTGCAAACTGAAAGACAATTTGTGCTCGCATCATAAAAACTACATTTATAATAATcacattttgttaaaatgattttttcagaatcagaatggatgtgtgatttgtgtttatGCCCGACAAAGCGAAAAGAAATCCTGTTTTTGCAGACCAAAAATTAATTTCCGCTCCTATTCGTCTGgccataaaaagaaaagttttttttttcgaCCCTGGTTCCTTGTCCCTTACCGATACTATTGtctctgtgtggagtttgtgcGCCTGGACAATGGATGTAAATCTCCCCCCCTTGGATCCCGCCTCAGCCCACCATCTGCCAGCGCGGGACAAAGTCAGATGTTCTCCCAATTATGAGAGCAGTCCTGGGGAATCCTGCTGCAGAGTCTCCGCCCTGTCGCCGTGTCCCTCACACACGTCCCCTAACATGATTGACAGCTCTGCTTAACCATGATAAATCCACATGATGATGACACACTTTGATAAAATTCCTTCACGGATTGCAAAACTTCCACGGGGAGGTTTCGAAGCGCAGAGAAAGATGCGCTTTTTTTATGTGCCATCAAAGAGAAACGGCGCAAAAACATCACAGCCAGCAGCCAAAACAGCGTCTTGCTCAAAAACTCAGGCAGTCGAGAGTGGTTGAATATAATCCTTCCTCTGCAAACTAACGGGAACCCCATggaagaacaataataataataatactgataataataatttaaaacttTGGATTTGAACTTGCTGCGTTAGGCTGCATTTGCTCAGTGGTGTTTGGGATGGTAAACCTTTTTAAGCTCATAAGCCTTTAATTTGAGCCGCAGTCGCCTTTGCCTGACATCATCTGAGTCACGAAATACATTTCTAGTTGATTTCTAGTGTCTCCCTTAATCATCCAAGTAAGTCGTGTGTGCCACTTCATTCAGTTTCATAacaattatttgtttattttaggaGAAAGTTTATTTTCCTCCGTAACAAACGACGCTAATCACAATTTGAAGCCTCTTCGggctactctctctctctctctctcagtctagCCTGTCACTTTATGCCAACTGATATAATATTAAGTGTTCAGTACGGGGCGTTATTGCTGCAGCCTGTGTGGTTTAAAGCTGTACATTTCAGCGGACGATTAACAGAAATAATAAGTAGAAAATCTTCCCATCATGTCCATTGGGGGGTTTTCCAGTTGATTTCATGATGCGGAGAAACTTCCGCCCCACAGGTGCGACAGCCTGGGCCGTGATTATCACACAACCTGCACTCACACTTGCTGTCTGAATGTGTGGCTTTTCTAATTTGGTGAAGCGGAGAGCCGGACGAAAATGGGGGATTAGTCAAACCACAAACGTCTTTCTAATCAATTTAACCCGCTGAGACGGTCAGCCCGTGCGTTTCAGGGAGGAGGTGATTTGGGGCTGGGAGGGGTGGGTGGTGTTGGTGGTTGGGGGGGATCAGTGACTGCTAAACCAAACAATGGGGTATCGTGTGCCGCTCGTCCTCTCCGGCATTCCCCTGCTCCCATGGGACGAGCAGAGCCACTCTTTGTGGATGGCACAGTGTCCACGGAGGTCAGAGGGGGCGtggcgtgtgtgcgtgtgcgtgtgtgtgtgtgcgtgtgtgtgtgtgtgtgtgtgtgtgtgtggagagacgCAGCAGCTGGTTCCCGtccctcctctccactgtgTAGAAAACAACAGGACTAATGTGACCCACAACGTCTCCTATCGATCGTTATATATTGCACGctcgtttttttttgtttgtttgtttgaatatttaGACAAAGGTGCAGATCCCCGGGGAGTGTCGGCACCCGCTGTTAAGGCTGAGTGACCTCCTTCAGCCTCAGTCTCTTCATATCAAATACAAAGTTTGataaactttaaacaaaaaaaattggaTTCACGGATTCAGCTGTAACACAAGGCCTGTTGGAGCTTAAACATCCcatcaaagaaaaataaggaCTGAACAACAACTAAAGGGGCCTAAGGTGGATGAACTAcactaaaaaaataacatcGTGAGGGTCACTGATGGAGTAaaactgcaacagaaaaagGATCTTCTGAACATCACAATATGTTACAAactgtgctgctttttcttcgatttcataaaatataacattttgcACTCACTGCAGACGTATTGAACAGGTGCAGGTGatttacatattatatattcatTTAAGTGCCCCAGTTAGTTAATtagttatgttttgttattgtttttgtgtgtgtgtgccctgccTACATGGTtttaaaatacatcaaaaatatTAGTACAGTTAAACGTTTGTCAGGCAAGAACAGAGCTTCttacacaaacagcacaaaggaCTTGGCTTCTGTCCCAGTAAGAGTGAAGCCGGTGAGCCACTGATGTTGAGGTCTAAATCAAAGGCAGCCATCACTAATTAATGTTACTGATAACACCTGCGGTTTTCCTGCTCCAACGTGTCACGgtgtctgctgtgagaaaagTCTATTTGGCGAGCAATACCAacaagttattttaaataattaaaaatcaagtTACTGATGCCAGAATGAAAATATGTGCCAAAATAAGTTAAACAATACTTTTCCTGACCCTGACCCTAATCCTGGCTTCCAGGAGTCGATAGTTTGCATTTAACAACTGTACTCGTAGTTGACTTATAGGGTGAAGAATGTTTTGTTGGTTCTTCAAACAGAAGACTCCATCTCACCTCCAAGTGATGAAGAGCTGAATTCACTCCCATATAATAACTCACGTTGCATCCCGGCTCGTGGCAGCACAGATGCAGGCTACGGCAGGTAAAACCCACCACAGCTGAGTTCAACCTGAGCTAAACCTTCTACCTGTTTTCAGGCTCACACCTTTACAGCAGGCTGTAAATCTGCTGTACAGTAAATCCTTTGTTGTGTCACTGAGTGATAGTTTGATTTGTATGAtctgcatgattttttttttttttttttttggttactCTAACAGAAACTTTGCCTTAGAGAAAAAGAGTGCCTTGCATTCTTgctgagaaaaaacaaattatccaCCACAGAACTGATTTACTTCAGTTTTTTGAATTATTAagagaaggttaaaaaaaaattaagattttgTGGCTGCATTGTTCAGAAATAAATAAGCAATTTTTCTCTTAATTTAGTTACAAGTGTTCAACTTATTTTGATTCTTTCATTTGCTTCAACTGAGCCTGCTGCAAAGATTGCatctgtttaaaacaaaatcaaatctatttaggtttttgttgttgttgttcctttttTAGGAAGAGTTCAACTTCAGAACCGGCACTAGTCCTGCATGAAGTGAAGAAACTTCACCCAGTAATTCACCTTTCCCGTCCATAAAAATTGTGTGGCAGCGCCCTCTACTGGACTGAATAAGAACAGTATTAAGTGTGGCTGTCTGGATTTGCAATATTCTCATCGGCTGATCACTGATTTCACTCAGAGAAGAGTTTAATCTGCATGACAAACATTTATTAATGTCAAATTTAAAGAGACTCAAAGTCTTACACTTTAAAACTGGACAAACAAATGTGAGATCCAACGAATCTGGCAAAGGTTTAAAATAAACCCTTTGCTGTTGTAGCTTATTTATCTTATGGCTCACATTCATTTCCAGATACAGGCTGTCAAAATTATACtcagagaagacaaagacaattTGATAAGACAATAAAGTGATTacttcaaaacaaatgaaacaatacCACATATCATCAGGTAGTGCAAGGTTGttacaatattttaaaattaagagaaaaatatgtaCCCATTTTCATTTCTAGTGCAGCTACTCCTACAGTCAATACAAAACCTTTAATCAGTCAAATAATGCCACGAGGTTTACACATTTTGCCTTTCTGTCAGCAAGCCTCCactataaaaatacatatttttgatACTACGTTTTGCTTTTAATTGCTTTAGAGTCGGGCAACTTCCTTATTTATAATTCCTGATATGTAGAGATTTGTGACTTCACTCATTCTCAGGGGTGCATAATGGACTaaataacatgttaaaatgGACTTTTAGAACTATCATGAAGAAGAGTTGGGTCAGCAGCTGCATGAAGAACAGTCTCCTACTCAGTGAACAGCAGATGCCCTGAAAAGATGCTGTCACTGGTCAGGCCATTGGCACCATGTTTGGACAACAGATAAACCCTGTCTCCCTTCTGAAGCCTAACGTACACGCTGCCACTGGCTGTGATGTGACCGTTCTGCCTGGTGGTGAACGAGTGCAGAACCAGCTTCCCGTTATGCATCAGATCCACACTGGCGTCGCTCTGGGTGATGGTGCAGAAGAACTGGAACTCATACACACCTGGAACATCACAGGTAAAATACCCTGTCTTGATGTCATAGCTGTTCTGTCCGTTGTAGATGATGTCGCGGAAGGCGATGGGCTGGTCGGTCCTGGGGAAGTTGTTTCCCAGTCGCACAGAGAAGGCTACTTTCACTGTGGGGGCAGAAGATCCAGGGGGGCCTGGTGGACCTTGTGGTCCGGTGGGTCCTGTGTGGAAATAAAGAGCCCCGTTATATCCAATAGAACCTTACCATTGTAGTATTTTGAAGTAATGCTACCAATTCTAGTATTTATGGATAATAGTACAGGAAGTGGTAAGTTTACCTGGTGGTCCTGCAACACTCACTGGACCTTGTGCTAGATAAAattaaaggggggggggggattaatATTTGCAGAAAAATAGCTAATGTTGGTACTGAAAAACTGTGTCGGAGAGGATTTCATCAACTCACCATCCTCCTTCCAGGGACTGAGGTCAAAGGCAGGAATGTTACTGCACTGTGTGTAACCGGACTGTCGAGGCCGATACTGGAAGGGCTTCTCTGGCACTTCAGTGATGCCGGTGTTGTCGCAAATGATCCGAGCAAGTGATGTATCCCTCACAGACCTCCTCTGGGCCTCAGTAAAGACTCCGTCATTCTCCCACCAAAGTCTGAAATGGGacagtttcaaaacatttaaggACATGCAAAAATGAACATAGAGATGGAGTCAACAAATACCTCCACGTTTTCAGCAATGCGATTTATGTAATTTACCGGTCTCCCTGACGGATCCTCTGGAACTGAGTGGCAATCATACAGGCAAACAGAGGTCCCACTCTTCCTCCACGGACAAACGGCTCAGCCACTCCAGCCACCCACACGTCAATGTTGTCAGGTGTTTTATAGAGATCCAAAAATCTCTTGGCCAGAGCAGAGTTGTTCATCACTGCAGCCAGCTCTGCCAGGGTTCGTGGCTGTGACAGCCCACAGAACTTCCTCCACTGGTTGTAGCCTAAAAAGGGacacagtgtgaacacattgccacattttaaatgtatgaaCTGTAATGCCAGCAAAATTCATTCTAAACTTAAAGAATACAtaggtattaaaaaaaataccaggGAGTCCAtggtctctgcctctctgcatgTTAAGAGATGCCAGATCCAGCGCCAACTCAGCGGAGAACTGAAACAGCCTTTCCCTCAGCTCATCATGCATCATGTGTTCCTGCGTGTTCAGCTTGGCCTTGCGACCCACCAGCCCCCTCAGGATTGGGTCCAAACCACCTGAGGAATTCAAGGAAGGAGTTTTACTTTTAACCACTTCTATATACTATCTGTTTAGTGAAGAACTAACAAGCTAACTGAGCCCATACCTTCAAAGATGACTCTCCATGGTGTGAAGAAGGCTCTGTGCAGCAGTGGGCTGGGGAAATCATCATGTTCCTCGTACTTCTCGTTAAGACGGAAAATGAAAGGCTGAACCATCAGGTGAGCGAATCGGTAGGCAGCTGTGGCGAACACATTGGAGATGCTGGGGTCCACGTTTTCATCATAGCCAGGGTAGGTGGACAGCTGCCTGGCAATGAAGTCTGGACCCACAATGTGGTTCAAGTAGTCTCGGAAAGTCAGAACCTGAGAGgccaaaaagaaacattaacCGAACCGTGTGAGGACATACCACCCATCCCTTCCATCATTAAAGTAAAACGCCTTCTGTCCATGCAGCTAAGCCCCCCTCTGACCTGAAAGTATCCTCCCATGATCTTGCGCGCCTCCTGGTACAGCCTCTCTCCATCCCAGTGAGGATTGAGTTTGGCCAGAGCTCGTGCCAGACGGTTGTGTTCACGCATCAACAGTGTGTGCAAAGAGGTCAGAGCAATGTTCTCATTGGAGCGCTCGTCACCTGAAAAGCCACATAAAGTGCCGTCAGCCCAGTACAATCCTTGGAGTGAATCTAACACTTAAAGTAAAGATTGTACGTGAAACCTTTTCTGCTGCCACTCACCAGCCAGAAAGCAGGGCACCTCCTCAGCATTATTGTCCTTAGTAATGCGAGCTCGTGTGGCACACATGTTGGCACCCATGTTGGTGAAGGGCAGGAGCTCACGGCCGTTGTCCTTGTACTCTGTGTTGACCTTCAGCAGACCCTCATCTGTGGAGAGGTCCCGAAGGAAGCGAGCTTTGGCATCGTCTGAACCGTACACCTGGCCTACATCGATGAAAGCTGTGAGGGTGTTCATCTGCTGACGGACATTGGCTGCACCGAAGAGGTGGCCTGTGTTGCCGGACCcacaagctgctgctgagcgGAAGAATGGGATGCACTCGTGTGAGTTTCTGCCAAAGCGGGGGTCAGCGCTTGGAATCTGTTTAGATGACAAGAAGCACTTAGccttcaatgtgtgtgtgtgtttgtgggtttgGATGTATTCATAATGTGATGACACTGACATCAATGGGGAAGCAGGGCTCAGTGCGATCGCAGGTCTTGTCGCAGTCAATGCCGTTGCTGAATGAGCGGATGACGGGAGAGTGAGGAGTGAAGGTCAGGTCGTGATCAGTCCACTGGCCGAAGATTGTCACCAGGTGAGTGTAGAGTGGGTCGCTCTCCACGTCAGAGTTTGCTGTGCGCAGAATACGGTTGGACACCTCCCTCACCTGGGGGACAGGATGCAGACAATAAGAACCTTGATGAAATGGATTTGTATAAGTACAAGTGTCTTTTTGTCCAAGAACTTTCGCTGTGTAGCCAGTTAAGATGAAGTGTATTACCAGCGGAAGAATTTCACCGTTGACTTTCCTGTCAGCATCCCAGCCTTTAGCCACAGAGATTCTATCCTGGTACTCAGCAGGGAGCCAGCGGGTGAAAGGTGTGTTGGAAGATCCCCAGCGAGTGTTCATTCTAGGCAAGAAATaataaatcttttctttttctccgATAAATCCTTTATAGTATgtagtatatatagtatatgtacaagtgaaatgaaaagttacCACTTAAAACCTGCCCCACCTGTTGTTGCAGACGCTGCTTGCAGTGCGAAACTTGTTCAAATTGGGAGTTGTCTTGCAAGAAGGAACACGATGTCGAGGAGAGCAGCCTGTCAGTTCAGCAATGGTCTGCAGATCCTCCTCAGAGAGCAAATCTGATTAAAGGAAGCAAATGATAAGCAACTCAGCTTGTAACCaatttgcaaatatttgtaAGGTGAATTTCGATTTTCAGTTTTGGCTACACACCTGTGGCATTGATGGAACGTTTCTGACGTTTTGCCAAAGATCTCTTGATCAGTGTGACAGCATTGTCTAAGTAGTCAGCAGCGCGCACAACTTGACGGCTTGGGCCAACAGGCTGCTTCAGCAAGCGCAGGATGTCTGAAGGGTTTGCTGATTGCCTCCTCACACGGTTAATGCTCCTGTGTTGCGTGAAGAGGCCAGATACATTAATGTCTTCATTCAGAATATCTTTCAGTCACTTTAGGGTTCATTCAACAGGTTAGTTCACTTACTCCCTCCTGGAGTACTCGTATGCTGCATCCACATTGGCTTTGGCTGTCCTGACAGCTTCTTCAATGACACTCCGGCTCAAATGtgattctgaaaataaaattaaaaaaaaaaacacattttgttgaaCTTACTTTCTGGCTCACTCTTAATAGTGATGCTCCTGAtctgttctgctttttttttggttcatttCTCTAAGGTGTgataaattaaaaagagaaagaaaaatcagataATTAATTGTAGGAGGATGAGATTATTTTAAATCAAGACTAATTAATGCATTTGAAGGTGTCTGCAGCTATGCTAAGTAGAATGATAGAAGTAGTACTCACCAACTTGGGACAGAGAAAACAGGTAAAGCCCTGCAGCCAGCAGGCACAGAAACCGATTCATCTCTAGAAAAAGGACAAATACTTGGCTGTCATATACACTGGTCAAATCATTTAAATCACATCTTCTGAATTTTACTCAGAGAAAGTCTCAGAAATATAATGCAAAACCAAATACAACTCAGCCAAACACGTTACTGACCCATTAATGTTAACTGTGACTtctgtgtaaaaaataaatagcttATTGAAAGTCAGAAATTAGGAAATTAACCTGTGAAAAGGGTGAAGCTCCTGTCCTGTAATGTGCTCTTGCATCCAGTCTGAACCTCCAGGGGCTCAATGCTGCTCATCATGACAGAAGGACTATTTATAGCGATGGGACACGTCATTTGATGCCAGGTTTGTTGTCTGGAATTTTGCTCAGacaatgaatttttttttttcttttcctagTTCCTCCTCTGCAACATCAGTCCTGAGCAGTTTCTATTTATGGAAAcgattaaaaaaatatgagcTATACCTGATTGATTGACACTGAGTGATTAGaatgaatgttttcacatgGTCTggtttcaaaaacaacaacaacaataataaagataacgaaaaaaacacaaacaatttgaTTAACCCATTTTTGCACGTTCTGcatttctgtgcaaaaatgGTTTCTTATTTTACATATAATAATGTAACAATAACTATATAAAGCACCAtgtttcccctctcctctcgGTCCTGGCGCTCACACAGAAGCAGGCTGCTGGAATGTTTTCTAAAGCAAACCTGCATATCTGGTGTCGGAGCTGCACCCGAAGAGAAACTCAACCCCGCATCTTCACGAGCaatttagaaatgtgttttcccATTGCGTCAGGTTAAAGCacctgttattttcattatctccAATTTTTCATTTGAGCTTTTACTCTAGTTTCACTGAGGTTTGTTTTCCAGTAATTTAATGGTTTTTCACATATCTGGAAATGTCTGTGTGAATATTGTGTGTTTCTTGTACTTGTAAATAACAGTGGAGGGCTGAGTCTTCACAGTGGGCTGTACGGTgacatcttttttctttatttactgaACTCTGCTGTAGCGTTTTGTAAAACCAACTTCGGGAAGGTCAACAGTGTCAGGTAAGTCTAGTGTCAACAACTTCCTGGAGCGGGAACTTGTCGGACTTACCGACGGGCCACACAAGCTGTTGAAATTACATAAAGCGTGACGAAGTGAAGGAAGACAACTTCCTGCACTTACGTTACGTAAAATGCAAAACGCCCATCATATTTTCCATTGACACATGTTACATAGGGTCTATAGCATGACTTTAAACACCTGAGGGCGTGACTGAACACACCTGTTAAGCGGCGAATTAAAAGAAATACTGTGCGCTTTTTTTAATTAACGAAAAGTTCATTAATTTTGCGTCATTTGCTGGATTCTAGACGAACATGGAATATAAATACCCAACGTCTACATGATCagatttaataaaacattaaagacattCGTTTTCTCTAagcacatttcatgttttacaggTTCCAAATAAGCAGGCCAACACAACCAATAATTATCGTCTTTATCGTCTTTTCTGTGCCCGAAGCGAAATACTTTCATTTAATATGTGCATACTGTTCAGcttcatattttattaattattattattaactcaTGTTTAACAGTTTGTTCTGTTACGTGTTAAAGGAGCTGA harbors:
- the LOC124058328 gene encoding eosinophil peroxidase-like, with the protein product MMSSIEPLEVQTGCKSTLQDRSFTLFTEMNRFLCLLAAGLYLFSLSQVESHLSRSVIEEAVRTAKANVDAAYEYSRRESINRVRRQSANPSDILRLLKQPVGPSRQVVRAADYLDNAVTLIKRSLAKRQKRSINATDLLSEEDLQTIAELTGCSPRHRVPSCKTTPNLNKFRTASSVCNNRMNTRWGSSNTPFTRWLPAEYQDRISVAKGWDADRKVNGEILPLVREVSNRILRTANSDVESDPLYTHLVTIFGQWTDHDLTFTPHSPVIRSFSNGIDCDKTCDRTEPCFPIDIPSADPRFGRNSHECIPFFRSAAACGSGNTGHLFGAANVRQQMNTLTAFIDVGQVYGSDDAKARFLRDLSTDEGLLKVNTEYKDNGRELLPFTNMGANMCATRARITKDNNAEEVPCFLAGDERSNENIALTSLHTLLMREHNRLARALAKLNPHWDGERLYQEARKIMGGYFQVLTFRDYLNHIVGPDFIARQLSTYPGYDENVDPSISNVFATAAYRFAHLMVQPFIFRLNEKYEEHDDFPSPLLHRAFFTPWRVIFEGGLDPILRGLVGRKAKLNTQEHMMHDELRERLFQFSAELALDLASLNMQRGRDHGLPGYNQWRKFCGLSQPRTLAELAAVMNNSALAKRFLDLYKTPDNIDVWVAGVAEPFVRGGRVGPLFACMIATQFQRIRQGDRLWWENDGVFTEAQRRSVRDTSLARIICDNTGITEVPEKPFQYRPRQSGYTQCSNIPAFDLSPWKEDAQGPVSVAGPPGPTGPQGPPGPPGSSAPTVKVAFSVRLGNNFPRTDQPIAFRDIIYNGQNSYDIKTGYFTCDVPGVYEFQFFCTITQSDASVDLMHNGKLVLHSFTTRQNGHITASGSVYVRLQKGDRVYLLSKHGANGLTSDSIFSGHLLFTE